The DNA sequence TGCAAAACGAATTAAGTTAACTAATTTTCCTGGTTTTGCGTATTCAACCATGTAGATGGCTGCTAAAATTCCGACTGGTGCCGAGAATAGTAAGGCAACTAAGATTAGCATTAAAGTTGAGACGATCATTGGGAAGATTCCTCCACCTGGTGAAACAACTTTAATCATTAATGTATCACTTGCATTTAAAGCGTTGATGATGTCGTCTGCATCTGTATCAGCTTTAATTTTTAAGTTTGCTCCTTCTCCATTAATTTGTTCTAGTTGGTATCCAACTTTGACTGGGAAGGCTTCATCTGCATTGTTTTTTGCAGTTTTTACTGGTGATTGATCATCGATCCAAGCAACTTCATAACCATGTTCGTTTGGTTCAATGGCAATCCCTAAGTTTTCTGAAAATAAAGCGTCACTTGATAATGAGCTTGGCGCAGTGTAAGACTGATGACTCGTCACGTTCACATATTGAGTTTGTGATTCATAGTCATTCGTTAAGAAGTCCCATGACATTTTTGACCATCCATTTGAGAAGATAAATGCAACGATGGTGATTAAAATCCCAACTGAGAACGCTGCTGACAACCAAATGAGGCCATTTAGTAAGTTATCTTTAAGTTTACGAGACATTAACGATCACCTGCCTTTTTTTGAATGCGTGATAATACTAAGTTGATCACCATAATAAAGATGAATAAGATGACAGCTGTTGAGAATAACATTTGTTCATGCATTTCTGCTGCATACCCTTGCTCTAATGCGATATTTGTTGTTAATAAACGAACACGATCGAAGATTGTATGTGGAATTCCTGATTCAGGGTTCCCCGCTACTAAGATAACCGCCATTGTTTCTCCGATTGCACGACCAACCCCTAAAATAACCCCGGTTAAAATCCCTGATTTAGCTGCTGGTAATACGACTTTAAAAATTGTTTGCATTTTTGAAGCACCTAGTGCTAACGATCCTTCTTTATAGCTTTGCGGAACTGCACGAATTGATGTTTCAACAACCGCTACGATCGTCGGTAAAATCATAATGGTTAAAACAGCGATAACCGCTAATAATGAATCTCCTGATGGATATGGAGAAATTTGCTTAACTAATGGTGTAATGACCGCAAAACCAAATACCCCGTATAAAACTGATGGAATAGCTGCTAATAATTCAACCGCTGGACGTACGATGTTAGCTAATGGTTTTGGTGCGACTTCAGCGATGAAAACTGATGTTAATAACGCAATCGGTACCCCGATAACAATTGCACCAAGTGTGGCTAAAATCGAACTGATAATCATGTATCCAATTCCATAATCCCCACTTTGCGGTGTCCACTTCAACCCTGTGATAAAGTCTACAAAGTTATATGTTCCGAATTGATTATTTGGGAAGAATGGCGCAAGCCCTTTTCCAAAAATAAAGATAATAATTAACGCTACACTAATGACCGCAAAAAGCGCTGCTAATAGAAATAGAACATGGAAGAACTTTTCTAAGAACACGCGTTTACGATTAAGGGTCATGTCTTTTTTCACACTTAACACCTCGTTTTATTTAAACTAAATTAATACTCTCTATTTACAACGTAATTGTAGCACCTCAATTTTTAAAACCACGTTTTGTTAACAGAAAATTAACGCTTGTTAACAATTCCTTAACAAAGCGGGTCCCCATCCAGTGAAACTGGCTTCCCCCTTTAATGGGGTAAGGGCCCCCGTCATTTATCGAAGATAAATATTTACTCCTCAAATGGGTGATAAAATGTGGATTTTTCAAGGGTTTCTATGTTCTGGTAATAGAAAATTAACAGTTAATACCTATTTACTCTATGATTCGTTAACAAATTATTAATATTTCTAAGCCTTTTGTAACGAGTCGCTGTTGGAGAATTCACCTAAATTAAAAAAGAAATCACTGAGGAAGTAGTGATTTCTTTTTTAATTCATTATTTTGTTAATTCTGACCACTCAGTAATGTTTCCTGTGTAAACCTCTTTGATTTGATCTTTTGAAATATCTGTTACGTTATTTGATGGGTTAACAACTAATGCGATTCCGTCCATACATAACGTAACAGGTATAATTCCCTCTGCTAATTCTGATTCTTTGATTTCACGAGAAGCAAATCCTAATGTGTATACTCCTGAAATCGCATTTTTAACTCCAGCTCCTGAACCTGTTGCATCGTATGTATAAGTTACTTTAGGAAATAAAGCTGTAAATTCTTCTGCTAATGCCTTAACTGCATCTTCTGTTGATGTTGATCCACCCATCACAATGTTTCCTGATAAGTCACCGTATTTTGACATATCAAACGCTTCAGCATTTTTTGTATCAACGATTGTTCCTTTTGATTCTAAAATTTCTAATCCATCAGTTGAAGATACGAAATCGATAAATGCACGTTCAACATCTGTAATATTTTCTTCCATATATACCATTTCGAATGGACGTGCTACTGAGTATTTTCCTTCTAATACATTTTCAGCTGTTGCTTCTACACCTTCTACTGTTAATCCATTAATTTTCCCATGATTTTCTTCTAGTGTTACGAATGAAACATATCCGATTGCAGCATCATTTGCCGCTACATATGTTGCCACAACTCCATTTCCATCTTTAATTGTCGCATTTGCTGTTAATGGATCTTGATCTTCTCCATTAAATCCAATGATTTCTTCAAATGCTGAACGAGTCCCTGATCCCGCTTCACGGCTTACAACATCGATTGCCCCTTCTACAGCTTGTGCTGAAGGTGTTTGTATTGTGTCCCCACTTTGGTCTATTGTGTCTGATCCGTTGTTAGTTGACCCACATGCTGCCATTGAAAAAGTTAATGCTGCAGCTGCTACTAAGCTTAATAGTTTTTTCATTCTCATCATTCCTCCATGATCTGTATCTGTTCTGTTGATGAGTTAATTGTAATACAAATTCACCCTTCAAATATTAATTTTCTGTTAAGAAATAGTTAAGATATGATTAATAATAGTTTATAACTAGTAGACAAAAATATACAAAAAGAAGTAAGCTCAGCTTACTTCTTCATTTTTTGAGGTAATGTCACGATGAATTTACTTCCTTTATTTAGTTCACTTTTAACTTTGATATTTCCACCGTGTGCCTCAATAATAGATGCAACGATAGATAATCCAAGTCCCGTTCCGCCTGTATGACGTGATCTCGCTCTATCCACTCGATAGAATCTTTCAAAAATATGTGGAATGTCAGCAGCAGGAATCCCGATTCCT is a window from the Turicibacter bilis genome containing:
- the pstA gene encoding phosphate ABC transporter permease PstA — encoded protein: MSRKLKDNLLNGLIWLSAAFSVGILITIVAFIFSNGWSKMSWDFLTNDYESQTQYVNVTSHQSYTAPSSLSSDALFSENLGIAIEPNEHGYEVAWIDDQSPVKTAKNNADEAFPVKVGYQLEQINGEGANLKIKADTDADDIINALNASDTLMIKVVSPGGGIFPMIVSTLMLILVALLFSAPVGILAAIYMVEYAKPGKLVNLIRFATEVLSGIPSVVYGLFGMLIFANTLKLGMSILSGGFTLMILLLPTMMRTTEEALKAVPMSYREASYGLGANKIQTLSKVVLPSAIPGILVGVILSIGRTIGESAALLFTIGTFAKLPVNPTSGHLSLFETGTSLTVRAYVEVKESGNVEMAAAIGIVILVIVFTLNLISRLISKKFSKANY
- the pstC gene encoding phosphate ABC transporter permease subunit PstC; translation: MKKDMTLNRKRVFLEKFFHVLFLLAALFAVISVALIIIFIFGKGLAPFFPNNQFGTYNFVDFITGLKWTPQSGDYGIGYMIISSILATLGAIVIGVPIALLTSVFIAEVAPKPLANIVRPAVELLAAIPSVLYGVFGFAVITPLVKQISPYPSGDSLLAVIAVLTIMILPTIVAVVETSIRAVPQSYKEGSLALGASKMQTIFKVVLPAAKSGILTGVILGVGRAIGETMAVILVAGNPESGIPHTIFDRVRLLTTNIALEQGYAAEMHEQMLFSTAVILFIFIMVINLVLSRIQKKAGDR
- a CDS encoding substrate-binding domain-containing protein — translated: MKKLLSLVAAAALTFSMAACGSTNNGSDTIDQSGDTIQTPSAQAVEGAIDVVSREAGSGTRSAFEEIIGFNGEDQDPLTANATIKDGNGVVATYVAANDAAIGYVSFVTLEENHGKINGLTVEGVEATAENVLEGKYSVARPFEMVYMEENITDVERAFIDFVSSTDGLEILESKGTIVDTKNAEAFDMSKYGDLSGNIVMGGSTSTEDAVKALAEEFTALFPKVTYTYDATGSGAGVKNAISGVYTLGFASREIKESELAEGIIPVTLCMDGIALVVNPSNNVTDISKDQIKEVYTGNITEWSELTK